One window of the Vulpes vulpes isolate BD-2025 unplaced genomic scaffold, VulVul3 u000000715, whole genome shotgun sequence genome contains the following:
- the LOC140597481 gene encoding olfactory receptor 4K15, whose translation MNETNHSRVTAFVLLGLSNSRELQPFLFLIFSLLYLAILLGNFLIILTVTSDSRLHTPMYFLLANLSFIDICVASFATPKMIADFLVEHKTISFDACLAQIFFVHLFTGSEMVLLVSMAYDRYVAICKPLHYMTIMSRRVCIILVLISWFVGFIHTTSQLAFTVNLPFCGPNEVDSFFCDLPLVTKLACIDTYVVSLLIVADSGFLSMSSFLLLVVSYTVILITVRNRSSASMAKARSTLTAHITVVTLFFGPCIFIYVWPFSNYSVDKVLAVFYTIFTPILNPVIYTLRNKEVKTAMTKLKSQYLKPGQVSTVIRNVLFLETK comes from the coding sequence ATGAATGAGACAAATCATTCCCGGGTGACGGCGTTTGTGTTGCTGGGACTCTCTAATTCCCGGGAACTCCAACCTTTCTTGTTCCTCATATTTTCACTACTTTACCTAGCAATACTGCTGGGAAACTTTCTTATCATCCTTACTGTAACCTCAGATTCCCGCCttcacacccccatgtactttcTGCTTGCGAACCTCTCTTTTATAGATATATGCGTTGCCTCTTTTGCTACTCCCAAAATGATTGCAGACTTTCTGGTTGAGCACAAGACTATTTCTTTtgatgcctgcctggctcagatTTTCTTTGTCCATCTTTTCACTGGCAGTGAAATGGTGCTCCTTGTATCCATGGCTTATGACCGTTATGTAGCTATATGCAAACCTCTCCACTACATGACAATCATGAGCCGTCGTGTTTGTATTATTCTTGTTCTCATCTCCTGGTTTGTGGGTTTCATCCACACTACTAGTCAGTTGGCATTTACTGTTAACTTGCCTTTTTGTGGCCCCAATGAGGTAGATAGTTTTTTCTGTGACCTCCCCCTAGTGACCAAGCTGGCCTGCATAGACACTTATGTTGTCAGCCTACTTATAGTTGCAGACAGTGGCTTTCTTTCTATGAGTTCCTTTCTCCTTTTGGTTGTCTCCTACACTGTGATACTTATCACAGTTAGGAACCGCTCCTCTGCTAGCATGGCAAAGGCCCGCTCCACATTGACTGCTCACATTACTGTGGTCACACTCTTCTTTGGACCATGCATCTTCATCTATGTGTGGCCCTTCAGTAATTATTCTGTTGACAAAGTCCTTGCTGTATTTTACACCATATTTACTCCTATTTTAAACCCAGTTATCTATACTCTAAGGAACAAAGAAGTGAAGACAGCTATGACGAAACTGAAGAGTCAGTATCTGAAGCCTGGCCAGGTTTCTACAGTCATAAGAAATGTTCTTTTCCTGGAAACAAAGTAA